Proteins from a single region of Runella sp. SP2:
- a CDS encoding sugar phosphate isomerase/epimerase: MKKLSLMGGVLLSLMSIAGESLAQKGKLYSFPIGMQAYTYRASFPKNVAATLDTLKSLGITELEGGAQKGTTPAEFRKMCEERGISIVGTGGGYDELVKDPQKAAETAKVLGSKFLMCAWIPHKVKGGFTFEEAKKAVEDFNRIGKVLKENGITFCYHNHGYEFQPYEGGTLFDYIVKNTNPDYVSFEIDILWAFHGGAEPVSLLKKYGNRFKLVHLKDLRKGVKGDLTGGTALENDVVLGTGQVDVVGVIREAKKIGIKHYFIEDESPIWSQQVPKSIAYLKSL; encoded by the coding sequence ATGAAAAAATTAAGCTTAATGGGAGGCGTACTGCTCTCATTGATGAGCATCGCAGGCGAAAGCCTAGCCCAAAAAGGAAAATTATATTCGTTTCCCATTGGTATGCAAGCCTATACCTATCGGGCGAGTTTTCCTAAAAACGTAGCTGCGACATTGGATACCCTCAAATCGCTTGGTATCACCGAACTCGAAGGCGGAGCACAAAAAGGAACGACTCCTGCCGAGTTTCGGAAAATGTGCGAAGAACGCGGAATCAGCATTGTGGGAACAGGCGGAGGCTATGATGAATTGGTCAAAGACCCCCAAAAAGCAGCCGAAACGGCCAAGGTTTTGGGCTCAAAATTCTTGATGTGTGCCTGGATTCCGCATAAAGTAAAAGGAGGCTTTACGTTTGAAGAAGCCAAAAAAGCTGTGGAAGACTTCAACCGCATTGGTAAGGTGTTAAAAGAAAACGGCATCACGTTTTGCTACCACAATCACGGCTACGAGTTTCAGCCGTACGAAGGAGGAACGCTTTTTGACTACATCGTCAAAAACACCAACCCCGATTATGTGTCGTTTGAAATAGATATTTTGTGGGCATTTCACGGCGGAGCAGAGCCTGTAAGTTTATTAAAAAAATACGGAAACCGTTTCAAGCTGGTTCACCTTAAAGACCTTCGCAAAGGAGTAAAGGGTGATTTGACGGGAGGTACAGCTCTTGAAAATGATGTCGTTTTAGGAACGGGACAAGTCGATGTGGTTGGGGTAATTCGTGAGGCAAAAAAGATTGGCATTAAACATTATTTTATTGAGGATGAAAGTCCTATTTGGAGTCAGCAAGTTCCCAAGAGCATTGCTTATTTGAAAAGTTTGTAA
- a CDS encoding RagB/SusD family nutrient uptake outer membrane protein — MKNINSVFAGLLLTMSSCNFFTLDTPNDPNNPSLGSVSQNASRTQVQNLVTGLESRHRDYLFTVTALFGTLGRELWYLNASDPRWQTDWLGMNGRQATPNMFGYLNTYQQPYFAIRQAQTVLDAVNNTNTFTTEEKNAISGFAKTIMAYQFMIVAMGQYENGIRIDVKNVQNPGPFLPLAESFTQIKRILDEGNTELGGGGTGNFPLRLTTGFTGNGFGTIAALRQMNRAIAARLALYRQDWQGALDAVNASFYSATGSLEAGPAHTYGAPPDAFNPLFFVRNAATNTMVVVHPSVLRDTIAGDARVRAKFFRRTAAVSVTSDGTPLAGQYQDNRYAANTSEIKFFRNEELVLIAAEANAQLNRTTEAVAAINRIRTAAGIGNYTGATTKEALIDEILFQRRYSLWGEPWGHRWVDLRRYDRLNATNVDVSLDRGTIFKQLARPQAEVNWDQYVTPR, encoded by the coding sequence ATGAAAAATATAAACTCGGTTTTTGCAGGGCTGTTGTTGACGATGAGTTCGTGTAACTTTTTTACCCTCGATACGCCCAATGATCCCAACAACCCTTCATTGGGAAGTGTGAGCCAAAATGCGTCGCGGACGCAAGTGCAAAACTTAGTAACGGGGCTTGAGTCGCGTCACCGTGATTACCTTTTTACAGTAACAGCGCTATTTGGAACATTAGGGCGGGAACTTTGGTATCTAAACGCTTCTGACCCGCGTTGGCAAACCGACTGGCTCGGAATGAACGGCCGCCAGGCAACGCCCAATATGTTTGGATATTTGAATACTTACCAGCAACCTTATTTTGCGATTCGTCAGGCTCAGACGGTTCTTGACGCAGTGAACAATACCAATACGTTTACAACCGAAGAAAAAAATGCGATTTCGGGCTTTGCCAAAACGATTATGGCGTACCAGTTTATGATTGTGGCCATGGGGCAATACGAAAATGGTATTCGGATTGATGTTAAAAATGTACAAAACCCAGGGCCATTTTTGCCATTGGCAGAATCGTTTACGCAAATCAAACGTATTTTGGACGAAGGAAATACCGAACTCGGCGGTGGTGGAACGGGTAACTTTCCCTTGCGTTTGACAACAGGTTTTACGGGCAACGGTTTCGGAACGATTGCGGCGCTTCGTCAAATGAACCGTGCGATTGCAGCCCGTTTGGCCCTTTATCGTCAAGATTGGCAAGGAGCATTGGACGCCGTCAACGCGTCGTTTTACAGTGCTACGGGTAGCCTTGAAGCAGGGCCTGCTCACACCTACGGTGCACCACCAGATGCGTTTAATCCGTTGTTTTTTGTGAGAAATGCTGCCACCAACACGATGGTGGTTGTGCATCCGTCGGTACTGCGTGACACAATCGCAGGAGATGCCCGTGTACGTGCGAAGTTCTTCCGCCGTACAGCTGCTGTTTCGGTTACTTCCGACGGAACGCCGCTTGCGGGTCAGTACCAAGACAACCGATATGCAGCGAATACCAGCGAAATTAAGTTTTTCCGTAATGAAGAACTGGTGCTTATCGCTGCCGAAGCCAACGCCCAACTTAATAGAACGACCGAAGCAGTGGCGGCCATCAACCGCATCCGTACGGCTGCTGGAATTGGGAACTACACAGGCGCGACCACCAAAGAAGCCCTCATCGACGAAATTTTGTTCCAACGCCGCTATTCGCTTTGGGGAGAGCCTTGGGGCCATCGTTGGGTTGACTTGCGCCGTTACGACCGCCTTAATGCCACCAACGTTGACGTAAGCCTTGACCGTGGAACCATCTTCAAACAATTGGCGCGTCCGCAAGCGGAAGTCAACTGGGATCAGTACGTGACACCGCGTTAG
- a CDS encoding SusC/RagA family TonB-linked outer membrane protein — MFKSTDSSVAKFAFAMGMWLLSFVAVAQTKIGGTVKSSDGSPIPGANVVVKGTTVGTVSGGDGMYSITLNQKNAILVFSSIGFQSKEVAVGNNSTIDVTLTEDVSNLQEVVVTGLASSIKRSNLANAVATISAKELMGTTQIQTVDNAFYGKLAGVNMNTNGGAPGGGVSVQLRGISSLVGASQPLYIIDGVYANNAVNRSGRASVTGAGAETQDDASNRISDLNPNDIENVEVLKGPSAAAIYGTRANAGVIIITTKRGSAGKTKVSFAQDYGMATPQRLFGVDNWSEAKINTFFAAARRPIELERFRAANGQTWDYEKYFYGNTAPLSNTRLGISGGNEKTKFFISGALTDEKGIIRRTGFKRYSLRANIDHKLTNDITLSVGSNYINTNSDRGFTGNQNNSGASIGYNIAYVPNYFNLFPDASGRYPDNPYFAENPVAVTDRGINNTNVNRFIQSFNLTANLYKSEKALLKLVGQGGFDYTQGTTFVYLPEDLQFQRAQGNPGDVIWGKTENVNTNLQAALVFNWNIGKVNLTSQAGAVRLNFREDRLLNRSRGLAGGQTNLRQGTVQEIFDQRFQSITDVGTFIQQEANWDDKIIATAGVRLDKSTLIGDANKFWAFPKASLAINVANFDFIRSSNLSSIFSQIKPRVAYGETAGVPGFGTTFTPLNSANIGGLLGSVVTTAAGNAAIEPERAGELEFGLDLGLFNNRIQLEATYYDKQTRSNIQNLQLSPAVGISTIPTNLAQLQNRGVELSLGATIVQKEKIRWSSRVLWWKNDILLTKLGIPAYNSGAFGVTLGTFLYQEGFSPTTIVGTRPARDANDTPLNTDGVATGAFVLGNNQPDFQMSWSNEINFLKNFDFNMLWHWKKGGDNINLTEFLWDGGGTSPDWDDDDNNDGTPNGRQRGLAPHNGADRWVQDATYLRLREAALYYTVPTNSLSKWFNNKISRVKVGFSCQNPLTFTKYRGYDPETSTFGLQAVASGVDIAPYPTQRRFFGHLVVEF, encoded by the coding sequence ATGTTCAAATCTACTGATTCTTCAGTGGCAAAATTCGCTTTTGCTATGGGGATGTGGCTGCTGTCGTTCGTTGCAGTAGCCCAAACCAAAATCGGCGGAACGGTCAAGTCATCGGATGGGTCGCCCATTCCAGGTGCAAACGTGGTTGTAAAAGGAACAACCGTTGGGACGGTCAGTGGGGGGGATGGTATGTATTCTATTACCCTGAATCAAAAGAATGCCATTCTTGTCTTCTCGTCTATTGGATTTCAGTCAAAAGAGGTAGCAGTTGGAAACAACAGTACCATTGATGTAACCCTGACGGAAGACGTGTCAAATCTCCAAGAAGTGGTCGTTACGGGTTTGGCATCGAGCATTAAGCGTTCTAACTTGGCCAACGCGGTGGCAACAATTTCGGCCAAAGAATTGATGGGAACCACCCAAATTCAGACCGTAGATAATGCGTTCTATGGAAAACTGGCAGGGGTCAACATGAACACCAACGGTGGTGCGCCAGGTGGTGGGGTTTCGGTACAGCTCCGTGGGATTTCGTCGCTGGTGGGGGCATCACAGCCGCTTTACATCATTGATGGAGTTTATGCCAACAATGCTGTAAACCGCTCGGGACGTGCTTCGGTGACGGGCGCAGGGGCAGAAACCCAAGACGACGCCTCTAACCGTATTTCGGACTTAAACCCCAACGACATCGAAAACGTAGAGGTACTCAAAGGCCCGTCGGCGGCGGCTATCTATGGTACACGTGCCAATGCGGGGGTTATCATCATCACAACCAAACGCGGAAGTGCGGGTAAAACCAAAGTTTCGTTTGCCCAAGATTATGGAATGGCGACACCTCAGCGCTTGTTTGGGGTGGACAACTGGAGCGAAGCCAAAATCAATACGTTTTTTGCGGCCGCTCGTCGCCCCATCGAACTAGAACGTTTTCGCGCAGCGAACGGTCAAACGTGGGACTATGAAAAGTATTTTTACGGAAACACCGCCCCGCTTTCTAATACCCGCTTGGGTATCTCGGGAGGTAACGAAAAAACGAAGTTCTTTATCTCGGGTGCGTTGACGGATGAAAAAGGGATTATTCGTCGCACGGGCTTTAAACGCTATTCTCTACGGGCTAATATCGACCATAAACTCACCAACGACATTACCCTTTCAGTAGGTTCAAATTACATCAATACCAACTCTGACCGTGGTTTTACGGGAAACCAAAACAACTCAGGGGCAAGTATCGGGTATAACATTGCGTACGTGCCAAACTACTTTAATCTGTTCCCAGATGCAAGTGGTCGCTATCCCGATAACCCTTATTTTGCCGAAAACCCCGTAGCAGTGACAGACCGTGGCATCAACAACACGAATGTCAACCGTTTTATTCAGTCGTTCAACCTGACGGCCAATCTCTACAAATCAGAAAAAGCATTGCTCAAACTCGTGGGGCAAGGAGGTTTTGACTACACCCAAGGCACGACGTTTGTCTATCTTCCTGAAGATTTGCAGTTCCAACGCGCCCAAGGAAACCCTGGGGATGTGATTTGGGGAAAAACCGAAAACGTCAATACCAACTTGCAAGCTGCGTTGGTTTTTAACTGGAACATTGGAAAAGTCAATCTTACATCGCAAGCAGGGGCGGTTCGTCTTAATTTTCGCGAAGACCGTTTGTTGAACCGTTCACGCGGTTTGGCAGGGGGGCAAACCAACTTGCGTCAAGGAACGGTACAAGAGATTTTTGATCAACGCTTTCAGAGCATTACCGACGTCGGGACGTTTATTCAGCAAGAAGCTAACTGGGACGATAAAATCATCGCTACGGCGGGGGTACGTTTGGATAAATCAACCCTCATCGGTGACGCTAACAAGTTTTGGGCTTTCCCAAAAGCATCGTTGGCCATCAACGTAGCCAACTTCGACTTTATTCGTTCTTCTAATTTGTCTTCTATTTTCTCACAAATTAAGCCCCGTGTAGCGTACGGTGAAACGGCGGGGGTACCAGGTTTTGGAACAACTTTTACGCCGCTTAACTCTGCAAACATTGGTGGCTTGCTCGGCTCAGTCGTAACGACTGCGGCAGGGAACGCAGCCATCGAACCTGAGCGTGCGGGTGAGTTGGAGTTTGGATTGGACTTAGGATTATTCAATAACCGAATCCAACTTGAAGCAACTTACTATGACAAACAAACGCGTAGCAATATCCAAAACCTACAGCTTTCGCCTGCCGTGGGGATTAGCACCATTCCTACGAACTTGGCCCAGCTTCAAAACCGTGGGGTAGAACTTTCGTTGGGGGCAACCATTGTTCAAAAAGAAAAAATTCGCTGGAGCTCACGCGTATTGTGGTGGAAAAATGACATCCTTCTTACTAAATTGGGTATTCCTGCTTATAATTCAGGAGCGTTTGGGGTGACATTGGGTACGTTTTTGTACCAAGAAGGCTTCTCGCCTACAACCATCGTAGGAACGCGCCCCGCACGTGATGCTAACGATACGCCCCTTAATACTGATGGAGTTGCGACTGGCGCATTTGTGCTGGGTAACAACCAGCCCGACTTCCAGATGTCATGGAGCAATGAAATCAACTTTTTGAAAAACTTTGATTTCAATATGCTTTGGCATTGGAAAAAAGGTGGCGATAACATCAACTTGACGGAGTTTTTGTGGGATGGTGGTGGAACCTCTCCTGACTGGGACGATGACGATAATAACGACGGTACTCCTAATGGCCGTCAGCGTGGTTTGGCGCCGCACAATGGAGCTGACCGCTGGGTACAAGATGCTACCTACCTTCGTTTGCGCGAGGCGGCATTGTATTACACTGTGCCTACTAATTCGTTGAGTAAATGGTTCAATAACAAAATATCACGGGTGAAAGTAGGTTTCTCTTGCCAAAACCCATTGACATTTACCAAGTACCGCGGTTATGACCCCGAAACTTCTACGTTCGGGTTGCAGGCAGTAGCGTCAGGCGTTGACATTGCTCCGTATCCTACGCAGCGCCGCTTTTTTGGTCATTTAGTTGTTGAATTTTAA
- a CDS encoding RNA polymerase sigma-70 factor — MKYQTFSDDQLVDFLRSDSQGAFEEIYNRYWYKLLGVAYHETGTREEAEELVQDLFESLWQKRHVSVIRHLSAYLVVSIKHLSTNYIKSQITQRKFQEYLIFNEIRQSYATDESVQFADLSKAVEDAMKKLPEKSVEVFKLSRFENQSVKEIARQLNLSEKAVEYHITKSLKVLKEHLKAFHSDN; from the coding sequence ATGAAGTACCAAACCTTTTCCGATGACCAATTAGTCGATTTTCTGAGGAGCGATAGCCAAGGCGCTTTTGAGGAGATTTACAACCGCTATTGGTATAAATTATTGGGAGTGGCCTACCACGAAACAGGCACCCGCGAAGAAGCAGAAGAATTGGTACAAGACCTGTTTGAAAGCCTTTGGCAAAAACGCCACGTGAGTGTGATACGTCATTTGAGTGCGTATTTGGTGGTTTCAATCAAGCACCTGAGTACGAATTATATCAAGTCGCAAATCACCCAGCGAAAATTTCAAGAATACCTGATTTTTAACGAAATCCGCCAGTCGTACGCGACCGACGAAAGCGTCCAATTTGCCGATTTGTCGAAAGCCGTGGAAGACGCAATGAAAAAATTGCCCGAAAAAAGTGTAGAAGTCTTCAAGTTAAGTCGCTTCGAAAACCAATCGGTCAAGGAAATCGCTCGGCAATTAAATTTATCCGAAAAGGCGGTTGAGTATCACATTACCAAATCGCTAAAAGTGCTCAAAGAACATTTGAAAGCTTTTCATTCTGACAATTAA